One window of Magallana gigas chromosome 2, xbMagGiga1.1, whole genome shotgun sequence genomic DNA carries:
- the LOC105319206 gene encoding zinc finger protein 14, with product MDHETVGADDPRPESPIDNPLQCRYCGKVFTRIYYRREHERIHTGEKPFACSICGKKFNSNGSCKKHEKIHLRAEENTPMECNHCGKMFDDMIDFRQHIKTHDGAKPYGCHICGRSFGFEAVLKKHLMFHNGQKPFQCLVCSAAYSSANDLRMHVKSHTGDKPYKCRYCNHSFPNSRRRNMHERCHEKSDDNKCNKCGATFSNANALTTHEANSVIHGVCQNVDSDQDHGYDDHMSESSASTYSTTTSSGVDPTSEVDIGLLSKGYERPNSSLSGSHDSGYHTSTFNGMGDNVYPTSLLHATENGIVVKQEQLQNERSTFSPSSQSSDPDHSSVSGMSNRSLRASVESDHVTSADYSGQFTVVSKDSKLVQTDQGLYADSLLSQLENLKQIHECKNCGIFFRNYSMFLVHKTLHADPARPFVCHLCGEEARDNVDFNAHLIWHMK from the exons ATGGACCACGAGACGGTAGGCGCAGATGACCCCAGGCCTGAATCACCTATTGATAACCCCCTGCAATGTCGTTACTGTGGCAAAGTATTTACAAG aatctACTACCGAAGAGAACACGAGAGAATTCACACAGGCGAGAAGCCGTTTGCCTGTAGTATTTGTGGGAAGAAGTTTAACAGCAATGGAAGCTGTAAGAAACACGAAAAAATTCATCTCAGAGCAGAAGAAAACACCCCCATGGAATGCAATCATTGCGGCAAAATGTTTGATGACATGATAGATTTTCGTCAACACATTAAAACGCACGACGGAGCCAAACCGTATGGCTGTCATATCTGCGGACGCTCATTTGGATTCGAGGCCGTATTGAAGAAACATTTGATGTTTCATAATGGTCAAAAACCCTTTCAATGCCTTGTGTGTTCTGCTGCTTACTCCTCTGCTAATGATTTACGAATGCACGTAAAATCGCATACCGGAGACAAGCCTTACAAATGTAGGTATTGCAACCACAGCTTCCCCAACAGTCGACGACGCAACATGCACGAGCGATGTCATGAAAAATCCGACGACAACAAATGCAACAAATGTGGTGCAACATTTAGCAACGCAAACGCCCTAACAACACACGAGGCTAATAGCGTCATTCATGGCGTCTGTCAGAACGTGGATTCTGATCAGGATCATGGCTACGATGACCACATGTCGGAGAGCTCCGCGAGTACCTATTCCACAACGACAAGCTCCGGAGTTGACCCCACATCTGAGGTAGATATTGGGTTGCTAAGCAAAGGATACGAAAGACCAAATAGTTCGTTATCGGGATCTCATGATAGCGGCTACCATACATCTACCTTTAATGGTATGGGCGACAATGTGTATCCCACCTCGCTTCTTCACGCAACAGAAAATGGCATTGTCGTCAAGCAAGAACAACTGCAGAACGAAAGATCGACATTTTCTCCATCGAGCCAGTCGTCTGACCCAGATCACTCGAGTGTTTCCGGTATGAGCAACAGATCTCTCCGGGCGTCCGTGGAGTCGGACCACGTGACTAGTGCCGATTACTCCGGGCAGTTCACCGTGGTATCAAAAGATTCCAAACTAGTCCAGACAGACCAAGGGTTATACGCCGACTCACTGCTATCCCAGCTGGAGAATCTGAAGCAGATTCACGAATGTAAGAACTGTGGCATCTTCTTCAGGAACTACTCCATGTTTCTGGTTCATAAGACCTTGCATGCAGACCCAGCGCGTCCGTTTGTCTGTCATCTCTGTGGTGAGGAAGCAAGGGATAACGTAGATTTTAATGCTCATTTAATCTGGCATATGAAGTGA
- the LOC105319205 gene encoding suppressor APC domain-containing protein 2 isoform X1, with translation MTSVTAWNSTDGLPKQFISSLKVLFDILDEGKCGYVKFSDIEARWHEEGVRGLPSGVTEALRKVTPTNGYLSFDRFVAGLKLALLTSQKLPNDLRDDKENSHPAKPANPKPRSRPVAAPRDAVLTKSSANHALNRMSSSASNTAAVRPNNAISGYNRERNINDPNSHKKVEHEKQRENKSNYAPNQLPPKRPIPPPRPQRPSYSSTISDGQIPPKVPPRDKSKNIITELKNWQRRMNHQTGDQNQGAKSLQSTKSDSNLLDRNVDRGRQNDIYGHLYHQHYHHENIEQVRLMRQEALPSTSTPTSPPQQRQVTVKRRDSARRHTLANGVDYNMIKRMKQLEQEKDSLLKGLEMVDQAREWYHRQVLGVEDKQKYIGHTSYNDYNLEANQERMNFQNARIMEVNQQLKTLIESSERGFPLHMNLAVGPSTTQRVDTKSIQILQENQKHLKKELHEKVDKIAQLEKEKASLIRELFEARAKGKGYDDTTFM, from the exons ATGACAAGCGTCACTGCATGGAATAGCACAGACGGACTCCCCAAACAATTTATTTCGTCGTTAAAAGTGTTGTTTGATATCTTAGACGAAGGAAAATGTGGTTACGTGAAGTTTTCTGATATAGAAGCCAGGTGGCATGAAGAAGGGGTACGGGGGCTTCCGAGTGGAGTGACAGAGGCCCTGAGGAAAGTCACCCCTACAAATGGATATCTCAGTTTCGATCGATTTGTTGCAGGTCTTAAATTAGCGttgttgacaagccaaaaatTGCCAAATGATTTAAGAGATGACAAAGAAAACAGTCACCCTGCCAAACCTGCAAATCCCAAACCAAGGAGTAGACCTGTTGCTGCACCAAGAGATGCTGTATTGACAAAGTCCTCTGCAAACCATGCTTTGAACAGAATGTCATCAAGCGCCTCAAACACAGCTGCAGTACGGCCAAATAATGCTATATCTGGTTACAATAGAGAACGAAATATAAATGATCCAAATTCCCACAAGAAAGTAGAACATgaaaaacaaagagaaaataaaTCCAATTATGCTCCAAATCAATTACCTCCAAAGAGGCCCATCCCTCCTCCAAGACCCCAGAGGCCTTCCTATTCCTCTACAATCAGTGATGGACAGATTCCTCCAAAGGTTCCACCAAGAGATAAAAGCAAGAACATCATCACAGAGCTTAAAAATTGGCAAAGAAGAATGAACCATCAAACTGGTGATCAGAATCAGGGTGCAAAGAGCCTACAGTCTACGAAGAGTGACTCCAACTTGTTAGACAGAAATGTGGATAGAGGAAGACAGAATGATATTTATG GTCATTTATATCATCAGCATTATCATCATG AAAACATAGAGCAGGTCCGTCTGATGAGACAAGAAGCCCTTCCCTCCACATCCACACCTACCTCACCGCCTCAACAGAGGCAGGTCACAGTGAAGCGTCGAGACTCTGCCAGAAGACACACTCTGGCCAACGGCGTGGATTACAACATG ATTAAGAGGATGAAGCAACTAGAACAGGAGAAGGACAGCCTGCTGAAGGGTCTGGAGATGGTGGACCAGGCCCGTGAGTGGTACCACCGACAGGTGCTGGGGGTGGAGGACAAACAGAAGTACATAGGACACACCTCATACAAT GATTACAATTTAGAAGCTAACCAGGAGAggatgaattttcaaaatgccAGGATAATGGAAGTCAACCAACAGTTGAAGACCCTGATAGAAAGCTCGGAGAGA gGGTTTCCATTGCATATGAATTTAGCTGTAGGACCTTCTACAACTCAGAGAGTTGATACAAAATCCATCCAAATCCTACAAGAAAACCAAAAACATCTAAAAAAG GAACTCCATGAGAAGGTAGATAAAATTGCCCAGCTAGAGAAAGAAAAAGCCTCACTTATAAGAGAACTGTTTGAGGCACGGGCTAAGGGGAAAGGCTACGATGACACAACCTTCATGTAG
- the LOC105319205 gene encoding suppressor APC domain-containing protein 2 isoform X2 encodes MTSVTAWNSTDGLPKQFISSLKVLFDILDEGKCGYVKFSDIEARWHEEGVRGLPSGVTEALRKVTPTNGYLSFDRFVAGLKLALLTSQKLPNDLRDDKENSHPAKPANPKPRSRPVAAPRDAVLTKSSANHALNRMSSSASNTAAVRPNNAISGYNRERNINDPNSHKKVEHEKQRENKSNYAPNQLPPKRPIPPPRPQRPSYSSTISDGQIPPKVPPRDKSKNIITELKNWQRRMNHQTGDQNQGAKSLQSTKSDSNLLDRNVDRGRQNDIYENIEQVRLMRQEALPSTSTPTSPPQQRQVTVKRRDSARRHTLANGVDYNMIKRMKQLEQEKDSLLKGLEMVDQAREWYHRQVLGVEDKQKYIGHTSYNDYNLEANQERMNFQNARIMEVNQQLKTLIESSERGFPLHMNLAVGPSTTQRVDTKSIQILQENQKHLKKELHEKVDKIAQLEKEKASLIRELFEARAKGKGYDDTTFM; translated from the exons ATGACAAGCGTCACTGCATGGAATAGCACAGACGGACTCCCCAAACAATTTATTTCGTCGTTAAAAGTGTTGTTTGATATCTTAGACGAAGGAAAATGTGGTTACGTGAAGTTTTCTGATATAGAAGCCAGGTGGCATGAAGAAGGGGTACGGGGGCTTCCGAGTGGAGTGACAGAGGCCCTGAGGAAAGTCACCCCTACAAATGGATATCTCAGTTTCGATCGATTTGTTGCAGGTCTTAAATTAGCGttgttgacaagccaaaaatTGCCAAATGATTTAAGAGATGACAAAGAAAACAGTCACCCTGCCAAACCTGCAAATCCCAAACCAAGGAGTAGACCTGTTGCTGCACCAAGAGATGCTGTATTGACAAAGTCCTCTGCAAACCATGCTTTGAACAGAATGTCATCAAGCGCCTCAAACACAGCTGCAGTACGGCCAAATAATGCTATATCTGGTTACAATAGAGAACGAAATATAAATGATCCAAATTCCCACAAGAAAGTAGAACATgaaaaacaaagagaaaataaaTCCAATTATGCTCCAAATCAATTACCTCCAAAGAGGCCCATCCCTCCTCCAAGACCCCAGAGGCCTTCCTATTCCTCTACAATCAGTGATGGACAGATTCCTCCAAAGGTTCCACCAAGAGATAAAAGCAAGAACATCATCACAGAGCTTAAAAATTGGCAAAGAAGAATGAACCATCAAACTGGTGATCAGAATCAGGGTGCAAAGAGCCTACAGTCTACGAAGAGTGACTCCAACTTGTTAGACAGAAATGTGGATAGAGGAAGACAGAATGATATTTATG AAAACATAGAGCAGGTCCGTCTGATGAGACAAGAAGCCCTTCCCTCCACATCCACACCTACCTCACCGCCTCAACAGAGGCAGGTCACAGTGAAGCGTCGAGACTCTGCCAGAAGACACACTCTGGCCAACGGCGTGGATTACAACATG ATTAAGAGGATGAAGCAACTAGAACAGGAGAAGGACAGCCTGCTGAAGGGTCTGGAGATGGTGGACCAGGCCCGTGAGTGGTACCACCGACAGGTGCTGGGGGTGGAGGACAAACAGAAGTACATAGGACACACCTCATACAAT GATTACAATTTAGAAGCTAACCAGGAGAggatgaattttcaaaatgccAGGATAATGGAAGTCAACCAACAGTTGAAGACCCTGATAGAAAGCTCGGAGAGA gGGTTTCCATTGCATATGAATTTAGCTGTAGGACCTTCTACAACTCAGAGAGTTGATACAAAATCCATCCAAATCCTACAAGAAAACCAAAAACATCTAAAAAAG GAACTCCATGAGAAGGTAGATAAAATTGCCCAGCTAGAGAAAGAAAAAGCCTCACTTATAAGAGAACTGTTTGAGGCACGGGCTAAGGGGAAAGGCTACGATGACACAACCTTCATGTAG